Proteins co-encoded in one Dryobates pubescens isolate bDryPub1 chromosome 4, bDryPub1.pri, whole genome shotgun sequence genomic window:
- the SLC29A4 gene encoding equilibrative nucleoside transporter 4 isoform X1 has translation MGSVGAERFKELSPVGTPEGNVVMSFSFDSYQLEEDELQRGSQAKGVLTFMEPVSEDPEPQDRYHGIYFAMLLAGVGFLLPYNSFITDVDYLHHKYPGTSIVFDMSLTYILVALVAVILNNALVELLSLHTRISVGYLFALGPLLFVSICDVWLELFSRRQAYAINLVAVGVVAFGCTVQQSSFYGYTGLLPKRYTQGVMTGESTAGVIISLSRIFTKLLLSDEKENTVIFFFISIGMELTCFILHLLVKRTRFVRYYTACPRQGLPEGRGAGDPGTGYRVHHDVTAEDIRFESRQRGQPSSPRGSPGAEAELAGSGTYVRFDVPRPKIKRSWPSFRDMLLHRYVVSRLIWAYMLSIAMTYFITLCLFPGLESEIHNCTLGEWLPILIMAIFNLSDFVGKILAALPYDWRGTHLLIYSCVRVVFIPLFIMCVYPNGKPTFGHPAWPCIFSLLMGITNGYFGSVPMILAAGKVSPEQRELAGNTMTVSYMTGLTLGSAVAYFAYSLTSTSHSSCFYTEISNGSFTSGY, from the exons ATGGGCTCGGTGGGAGCTGAGCGCTTCAAGGAGCTGAGCCCGGTGGGGACCCCAGAGGGCAATGTGGTGATGAGCTTCAGCTTCGACAGCTACCAGCTGGAGGAGGACGAGCTGCAGCGgggcagccaggccaagggTGTCCTCACCTTcatggagccag TTTCTGAGGATCCTGAGCCCCAAGATCGATACCATGGGATCTACTTTgccatgctgctggctggggtgggATTTCTCCTGCCATACAACAGCTTCATCACTGATGTGGACTACCTGCACCATAAATACCCAG GGACCTCCATTGTCTTTGACATGAGCCTCACCTACAtcctggtggctttggtggCCGTCATCCTCAACAACGCgctggtggagctgctgagTTTGCACACCCGGATCTCCGTGG GCTACCTCTTTGCCCTGGGGCCCCTGCTCTTTGTCAGCATCTGCGATGTGTGGCTGGAGCTCTTCAGCCGCAGACAAGCCTATGCCATCAACCTGGTGGCCGTCGGGGTGGTGGCCTTTGGCTGCACAG TGCAGCAATCCAGCTTCTACGGCtacacagggctgctgcccaagcGCTACACCCAGGGAGTGATGACAGGAGAGA GCACCGCTGGGGTCATCATCTCGCTCAGCCGGATCttcaccaagctgctgctgtcgGACGAGAAGGAGAACACGGTCAtcttcttcttcatctccatcGGCATGGAGCTGACCTGCTTCATCCTGCACCTGCTGGTGAAGCGCACTCGCTTCGTTCGCTACTACACAGCCTGCCCCCGCCAGGGCCTCCCCGAGGGGCGGGGGGCCGGCGACCCCGGGACCGGCTACCGCGTCCACCACGACGTCACTGCCGAGGACATCCGATTT gaGAGCCGGCAGCGAGGGCAGCCAAGCTCTCCCCGGGGCAGCCCAGGCGCCGAAGCTGAGCTGGCTGGCAGCGGCACCTACGTGCGCTTCGACGTCCCTCGGCCCAAGATCAagaggagctggcccagcttCAGAG ACATGCTGCTGCACCGCTACGTCGTGTCCCGCCTCATCTGGGCCTACATGCTCTCCATCGCCATGACCTACTTCATCACCCTGTGCCTCTTTCCTGGGCTGGAGTCGGAGATCCACAACTGCACCCTGGGGGAGTGGCTCCCCATCCTCATCATGGCCATCTTCAACCTCTCCGACTTTGTTGGCAAG atcctggctgccctgccctacGACTGGAGAGGGACCCACCTCCTCATCTATTCCTGTGTCCGTGTGGTCTTCATCCCCCTCTTCATCATGTGTGTCTACCCCAACGGGAAGCCCACCTTCGGCCACCCCGCCTGGCCCTGCatcttctccctcctcatgGGCATCACCAACGGCTACTTTGGCAGCGTGCCCATGATCCTGGCTGCTGGCAAAGTGAGCCCTGAGCAGCGGGAGCTGGCAG GGAACACCATGACTGTGTCCTACATGACAGGCTTGACGCTGGGCTCCGCCGTGGCCTATTTTGCCTACAGCCTCACCAGTACGTCCCACAGCAGCTGTTTCTACACCGAAATCTCCAACGGCTCCTTCACGTCAGGGTACTGA
- the SLC29A4 gene encoding equilibrative nucleoside transporter 4 isoform X2 has translation MGSVGAERFKELSPVGTPEGNVVMSFSFDSYQLEEDELQRGSQAKGVLTFMEPVSEDPEPQDRYHGIYFAMLLAGVGFLLPYNSFITDVDYLHHKYPGTSIVFDMSLTYILVALVAVILNNALVELLSLHTRISVGYLFALGPLLFVSICDVWLELFSRRQAYAINLVAVGVVAFGCTVQQSSFYGYTGLLPKRYTQGVMTGESTAGVIISLSRIFTKLLLSDEKENTVIFFFISIGMELTCFILHLLVKRTRFVRYYTACPRQGLPEGRGAGDPGTGYRVHHDVTAEDIRFSRQRGQPSSPRGSPGAEAELAGSGTYVRFDVPRPKIKRSWPSFRDMLLHRYVVSRLIWAYMLSIAMTYFITLCLFPGLESEIHNCTLGEWLPILIMAIFNLSDFVGKILAALPYDWRGTHLLIYSCVRVVFIPLFIMCVYPNGKPTFGHPAWPCIFSLLMGITNGYFGSVPMILAAGKVSPEQRELAGNTMTVSYMTGLTLGSAVAYFAYSLTSTSHSSCFYTEISNGSFTSGY, from the exons ATGGGCTCGGTGGGAGCTGAGCGCTTCAAGGAGCTGAGCCCGGTGGGGACCCCAGAGGGCAATGTGGTGATGAGCTTCAGCTTCGACAGCTACCAGCTGGAGGAGGACGAGCTGCAGCGgggcagccaggccaagggTGTCCTCACCTTcatggagccag TTTCTGAGGATCCTGAGCCCCAAGATCGATACCATGGGATCTACTTTgccatgctgctggctggggtgggATTTCTCCTGCCATACAACAGCTTCATCACTGATGTGGACTACCTGCACCATAAATACCCAG GGACCTCCATTGTCTTTGACATGAGCCTCACCTACAtcctggtggctttggtggCCGTCATCCTCAACAACGCgctggtggagctgctgagTTTGCACACCCGGATCTCCGTGG GCTACCTCTTTGCCCTGGGGCCCCTGCTCTTTGTCAGCATCTGCGATGTGTGGCTGGAGCTCTTCAGCCGCAGACAAGCCTATGCCATCAACCTGGTGGCCGTCGGGGTGGTGGCCTTTGGCTGCACAG TGCAGCAATCCAGCTTCTACGGCtacacagggctgctgcccaagcGCTACACCCAGGGAGTGATGACAGGAGAGA GCACCGCTGGGGTCATCATCTCGCTCAGCCGGATCttcaccaagctgctgctgtcgGACGAGAAGGAGAACACGGTCAtcttcttcttcatctccatcGGCATGGAGCTGACCTGCTTCATCCTGCACCTGCTGGTGAAGCGCACTCGCTTCGTTCGCTACTACACAGCCTGCCCCCGCCAGGGCCTCCCCGAGGGGCGGGGGGCCGGCGACCCCGGGACCGGCTACCGCGTCCACCACGACGTCACTGCCGAGGACATCCGATTT AGCCGGCAGCGAGGGCAGCCAAGCTCTCCCCGGGGCAGCCCAGGCGCCGAAGCTGAGCTGGCTGGCAGCGGCACCTACGTGCGCTTCGACGTCCCTCGGCCCAAGATCAagaggagctggcccagcttCAGAG ACATGCTGCTGCACCGCTACGTCGTGTCCCGCCTCATCTGGGCCTACATGCTCTCCATCGCCATGACCTACTTCATCACCCTGTGCCTCTTTCCTGGGCTGGAGTCGGAGATCCACAACTGCACCCTGGGGGAGTGGCTCCCCATCCTCATCATGGCCATCTTCAACCTCTCCGACTTTGTTGGCAAG atcctggctgccctgccctacGACTGGAGAGGGACCCACCTCCTCATCTATTCCTGTGTCCGTGTGGTCTTCATCCCCCTCTTCATCATGTGTGTCTACCCCAACGGGAAGCCCACCTTCGGCCACCCCGCCTGGCCCTGCatcttctccctcctcatgGGCATCACCAACGGCTACTTTGGCAGCGTGCCCATGATCCTGGCTGCTGGCAAAGTGAGCCCTGAGCAGCGGGAGCTGGCAG GGAACACCATGACTGTGTCCTACATGACAGGCTTGACGCTGGGCTCCGCCGTGGCCTATTTTGCCTACAGCCTCACCAGTACGTCCCACAGCAGCTGTTTCTACACCGAAATCTCCAACGGCTCCTTCACGTCAGGGTACTGA